Proteins encoded in a region of the Bacillus sp. T3 genome:
- a CDS encoding C39 family peptidase, giving the protein MGKLFRLLLGVMIMGATVYFSTTLVLSENNDNYTKIPKEKKESEETKPLADTVILDVPLLNQMDAPRLKSGCEITSLAMILNYKGIQISKNQLAEEIPRVPLRYNSGQYGNPNVGFVGNMEDGPGLGVNHVPLFNLAKNYVGDRASDLTQQPFEVLLSEVAKGNPVWILTTKTFAPVSDFMTWQTPQGPVDVTYSMHSVVITGYDKENIYINNPYGVKNQKVERGTFISAWEQMGKQSIVIE; this is encoded by the coding sequence GTGGGTAAACTATTTCGGCTCCTACTCGGGGTAATGATTATGGGTGCAACCGTCTATTTTAGTACGACACTGGTATTATCAGAGAATAATGATAATTATACGAAAATTCCTAAAGAAAAAAAGGAATCGGAGGAAACAAAACCGTTAGCTGACACCGTTATCCTGGATGTTCCACTCCTGAATCAAATGGATGCTCCCCGATTAAAGAGCGGTTGTGAGATAACCAGCTTAGCGATGATTTTAAATTATAAAGGGATACAAATTTCGAAGAATCAATTAGCTGAGGAGATCCCCCGTGTTCCATTGAGATATAATTCTGGTCAATACGGTAATCCAAATGTTGGATTCGTTGGAAATATGGAGGACGGGCCTGGTCTTGGTGTTAATCATGTTCCCCTCTTCAATCTCGCAAAGAACTATGTTGGGGATCGAGCATCAGATTTAACACAACAGCCATTTGAGGTTCTGCTTAGTGAGGTAGCAAAAGGCAATCCTGTTTGGATTCTCACCACCAAAACGTTTGCACCTGTTTCCGATTTTATGACTTGGCAAACTCCTCAAGGTCCCGTTGATGTAACCTATAGTATGCACAGTGTCGTCATTACCGGCTATGATAAGGAAAATATTTATATTAATAATCCGTATGGTGTGAAAAATCAAAAGGTCGAACGTGGCACATTTATTTCAGCGTGGGAACAAATGGGTAAACAGTCGATTGTGATTGAATAA
- a CDS encoding DUF4405 domain-containing protein has translation MKKRVPYIKYGLDLIMGITFALFYNDRVLGGLAFHEIAGLVIIGAFLTHVLLNGKWVKNVTLKLLNKKLPWKTRFGYLLNVLLLITMTAIIVTGIIISKVVFPNLTVGNERWMQMLHISVSYITLVLVAIHVGLHWQWVMNLSKKIVKVKALPNWFDYIVKISVVALFLFGAYEIYTTGFGTRLVSSANIFSGSEQGQFEGKPGEGFTKGQFSENGQPPEGFNGRSNRDFEGQTPPNWDESGEKPTRPDGDFQGNGEGHGGMRGEKGGFGASPSALGVIATYFGIMALFVILTHYLGKIKLRRKIELA, from the coding sequence TTGAAAAAAAGAGTCCCGTATATCAAATATGGTTTGGATCTGATCATGGGTATTACCTTTGCCTTATTTTACAATGACCGTGTGCTTGGAGGATTAGCGTTTCATGAAATTGCAGGTCTTGTTATTATCGGGGCTTTCTTAACTCATGTTTTACTGAATGGTAAATGGGTAAAGAATGTCACGCTAAAATTGTTAAATAAGAAGCTGCCATGGAAAACGAGATTTGGCTATTTATTAAATGTACTATTATTGATTACAATGACAGCTATTATTGTAACAGGAATCATTATATCGAAGGTTGTATTCCCTAATCTCACAGTAGGTAACGAGCGTTGGATGCAAATGCTCCATATATCCGTTTCCTATATTACCCTTGTTTTAGTAGCTATCCATGTTGGCCTGCATTGGCAATGGGTCATGAATCTATCGAAAAAAATCGTTAAGGTAAAGGCTCTCCCAAATTGGTTCGATTACATCGTGAAAATATCCGTTGTTGCCTTGTTCTTGTTTGGTGCGTATGAAATTTACACAACAGGTTTTGGAACTAGATTAGTTTCTTCGGCAAACATCTTCTCTGGTTCTGAGCAAGGGCAATTTGAGGGTAAACCGGGAGAAGGCTTTACAAAAGGTCAGTTTAGCGAAAATGGCCAGCCGCCTGAAGGCTTTAATGGTCGTTCAAATAGGGATTTTGAAGGACAAACACCACCAAATTGGGATGAAAGCGGAGAGAAGCCAACTCGACCTGATGGAGATTTCCAAGGAAATGGCGAAGGTCACGGTGGGATGAGAGGAGAAAAGGGTGGATTTGGAGCAAGTCCTAGTGCCTTAGGAGTGATTGCCACATACTTTGGTATCATGGCATTGTTTGTCATCCTCACTCATTATTTAGGGAAAATTAAGCTAAGAAGAAAAATTGAATTGGCTTAG